One segment of Rosa chinensis cultivar Old Blush chromosome 6, RchiOBHm-V2, whole genome shotgun sequence DNA contains the following:
- the LOC112170122 gene encoding ABSCISIC ACID-INSENSITIVE 5-like protein 7 isoform X1: protein MGSNINFKNYGDVQNGDVNGGRLAGNFSLARQSSVYSLTFDEFQNTMGGLGKDFGSMNMDELLKNIWSAEETQGMVTSTCGAAEGNAPGGNLQRQGSLTLPRTLSQKTVDDVWKELIRDSGDAKYGNVGGGQNLPQEQRQQTLGEMTLEEFLARAGVVREDAQEMARPGNGGFFAELFRQSNNTGLAPGFQQASRNNGLLSSRVESNNNSVPNQSPNLALNVGGLRTSQQQTHQLPQQQQPIFPKPATLSFSPSMHLVSNAQLTSPRSRGPVSVVVEPSRNTAFSQGGGFPSAGIGMGGLGAGGVTVASKSPINQMSPDVIAKSSADTSSLSPVPYLFTRGRKANGALEKVVERRQRRMIKNRESAARSRARKQAYTLELEAEVAKLKEMNEELQRKQAEIVEMQKDEILETMQRKWGGKRQCLRRTLTGPW from the exons ATGGGATCTAATATAAACTTCAAGAACTATGGTGATGTGCAAAATGGGGATGTAAATGGTGGGAGGCTAGCTGGGAATTTCTCACTGGCCCGGCAGTCTTCTGTGTACTCCCTGACGTTTGATGAGTTCCAGAACACCATGGGAGGACTTGGAAAGGATTTCGGGTCGATGAACATGGATGAGCTTTTGAAGAATATATGGAGTGCTGAAGAGACTCAAGGAATGGTGACATCTACCTGTGGGGCAGCAGAGGGAAATGCCCCTGGGGGGAATTTGCAGAGACAAGGTTCGTTAACTTTGCCGCGGACGCTTAGTCAGAAGACGGTTGATGATGTTTGGAAGGAGTTGATTAGAGACAGTGGTGATGCTAAATATGGTAACGTTGGTGGGGGGCAGAATCTGCCACAGGAACAAAGACAACAGACTTTGGGGGAGATGACTTTGGAGGAGTTTTTGGCGAGGGCAGGGGTGGTGCGAGAAGATGCTCAAGAAATGGCAAGGCCTGGTAATGGTGGATTCTTTGCTGAATTATTCCGTCAAAGTAACAATACCGGTTTAGCTCCTGGGTTCCAACAAGCAAGTCGAAACAATGGTCTTTTGAGTAGTCGAGTAGAGAGTAACAATAATTCGGTTCCTAATCAGTCTCCGAATTTGGCACTGAATGTTGGTGGACTGAGAACTTCGCAGCAACAAACGCACCAGCTTCCCCAACAGCAGCAGCCAATCTTTCCAAAGCCTGCAACTTTATCTTTTTCCCCTTCTATGCATTTAGTAAGCAATGCTCAGCTAACTAGCCCAAGAAGTAGGGGACCGGTCTCTGTGGTTGTGGAACCTTCTAGGAACACTGCTTTCTCTCAAGGTGGTGGGTTTCCGAGTGCAGGGATTGGAATGGGCGGTTTAGGTGCTGGAGGTGTTACAGTTGCATCAAAATCTCCCATAAATCAGATGTCACCAGATGTGATTGCTAAGAGCAGTGCAGATACTTCTTCATTGTCACCAGTTCCTTACTTGTTTACTCGCGGAAGGAAAGCCAATGGAGCTCTGGAGAAAGTAGTTGAGAGAAGGCAAAGGAGAATGATAAAGAATAGAGAATCTGCTGCAAGGTCTCGAGCTCGTAAACAG GCCTACACCTTGGAACTAGAGGCAGAAGTTGCAAAACTTAAAgaaatgaatgaagaattaCAGAGAAAACAG GCTGAAATTGTGGAAATGCAGAAAGATGAG ATTTTGGAGACAATGCAGCGGAAATGGGGAGGTAAAAGACAATGCTTGAGACGAACATTGACTGGCCCTTGGTAA
- the LOC112170122 gene encoding ABSCISIC ACID-INSENSITIVE 5-like protein 7 isoform X2, which produces MGSNINFKNYGDVQNGDVNGGRLAGNFSLARQSSVYSLTFDEFQNTMGGLGKDFGSMNMDELLKNIWSAEETQGMVTSTCGAAEGNAPGGNLQRQGSLTLPRTLSQKTVDDVWKELIRDSGDAKYGNVGGGQNLPQEQRQQTLGEMTLEEFLARAGVVREDAQEMARPGNGGFFAELFRQSNNTGLAPGFQQASRNNGLLSSRVESNNNSVPNQSPNLALNVGGLRTSQQQTHQLPQQQQPIFPKPATLSFSPSMHLVSNAQLTSPRSRGPVSVVVEPSRNTAFSQGGGFPSAGIGMGGLGAGGVTVASKSPINQMSPDVIAKSSADTSSLSPVPYLFTRGRKANGALEKVVERRQRRMIKNRESAARSRARKQAYTLELEAEVAKLKEMNEELQRKQILETMQRKWGGKRQCLRRTLTGPW; this is translated from the exons ATGGGATCTAATATAAACTTCAAGAACTATGGTGATGTGCAAAATGGGGATGTAAATGGTGGGAGGCTAGCTGGGAATTTCTCACTGGCCCGGCAGTCTTCTGTGTACTCCCTGACGTTTGATGAGTTCCAGAACACCATGGGAGGACTTGGAAAGGATTTCGGGTCGATGAACATGGATGAGCTTTTGAAGAATATATGGAGTGCTGAAGAGACTCAAGGAATGGTGACATCTACCTGTGGGGCAGCAGAGGGAAATGCCCCTGGGGGGAATTTGCAGAGACAAGGTTCGTTAACTTTGCCGCGGACGCTTAGTCAGAAGACGGTTGATGATGTTTGGAAGGAGTTGATTAGAGACAGTGGTGATGCTAAATATGGTAACGTTGGTGGGGGGCAGAATCTGCCACAGGAACAAAGACAACAGACTTTGGGGGAGATGACTTTGGAGGAGTTTTTGGCGAGGGCAGGGGTGGTGCGAGAAGATGCTCAAGAAATGGCAAGGCCTGGTAATGGTGGATTCTTTGCTGAATTATTCCGTCAAAGTAACAATACCGGTTTAGCTCCTGGGTTCCAACAAGCAAGTCGAAACAATGGTCTTTTGAGTAGTCGAGTAGAGAGTAACAATAATTCGGTTCCTAATCAGTCTCCGAATTTGGCACTGAATGTTGGTGGACTGAGAACTTCGCAGCAACAAACGCACCAGCTTCCCCAACAGCAGCAGCCAATCTTTCCAAAGCCTGCAACTTTATCTTTTTCCCCTTCTATGCATTTAGTAAGCAATGCTCAGCTAACTAGCCCAAGAAGTAGGGGACCGGTCTCTGTGGTTGTGGAACCTTCTAGGAACACTGCTTTCTCTCAAGGTGGTGGGTTTCCGAGTGCAGGGATTGGAATGGGCGGTTTAGGTGCTGGAGGTGTTACAGTTGCATCAAAATCTCCCATAAATCAGATGTCACCAGATGTGATTGCTAAGAGCAGTGCAGATACTTCTTCATTGTCACCAGTTCCTTACTTGTTTACTCGCGGAAGGAAAGCCAATGGAGCTCTGGAGAAAGTAGTTGAGAGAAGGCAAAGGAGAATGATAAAGAATAGAGAATCTGCTGCAAGGTCTCGAGCTCGTAAACAG GCCTACACCTTGGAACTAGAGGCAGAAGTTGCAAAACTTAAAgaaatgaatgaagaattaCAGAGAAAACAG ATTTTGGAGACAATGCAGCGGAAATGGGGAGGTAAAAGACAATGCTTGAGACGAACATTGACTGGCCCTTGGTAA